The following are encoded together in the Bacillota bacterium genome:
- a CDS encoding phage tail protein has product MGEQVRFYERFTFKVEIDGFARTAFQKASGLEQGVEVIEHRESDSVRPYKSPGLFSAENLVLEFGATDDEGAWNWFSTTVKVAEGKLAVEESEYKKDIAVVQLDANGDEVERWNIFGAFPIKFVPGEFDATSSEKTIRRLELAYDYYDKG; this is encoded by the coding sequence ATGGGTGAGCAGGTTAGATTCTACGAACGGTTCACGTTTAAGGTCGAAATAGATGGTTTTGCAAGAACAGCTTTTCAAAAAGCCTCTGGGCTTGAGCAGGGAGTTGAGGTCATAGAGCACAGAGAGAGTGATTCTGTGAGACCCTATAAGAGTCCGGGGCTGTTCTCTGCGGAGAATCTAGTGCTTGAGTTTGGTGCCACGGACGACGAAGGTGCTTGGAATTGGTTCAGTACTACTGTTAAGGTGGCTGAAGGGAAACTGGCAGTGGAAGAATCCGAATATAAGAAAGATATTGCTGTGGTGCAACTTGATGCCAATGGTGATGAAGTTGAGCGATGGAATATCTTTGGAGCGTTTCCGATAAAGTTCGTACCTGGAGAATTTGATGCGACTTCCTCGGAGAAGACGATAAGGCGCCTTGAGCTCGCTTATGATTACTATGACAAGGGTTAA